Proteins encoded within one genomic window of Eurosta solidaginis isolate ZX-2024a chromosome 1, ASM4086904v1, whole genome shotgun sequence:
- the LOC137245545 gene encoding uncharacterized protein produces MMMRWRLCCLLLATIAVNKTNAKPLIEDATFSDIDLLAEDTQQNAVYVAAPIRTKRMPQLSRNNCIYSSSSASSSSFSGKNDCNGYKSQEDNYPPPPPAAGYQHHHHSSHYPRPPPPRPYFGHSIGFHNYPPPPPLGSHGYVPLGFHSAPPFGEYPGLNHGPPPQHLPHPSRTPSVFAHTPTPAIVAVPVKPTGQIPEPTQPNQSSTIRIPTVSSTTKTPPFTTEPVFDIDIRIGD; encoded by the exons ATGATGATGAGATGGCGTTTGTGTTGC CTCCTGTTGGCCACAATAGCAGTAAATAAAACAAATGCAAAACCGTTAATAGAAGATGC aactttttccgaTATTGACCTTCTCGCCGAAGATACACAACAGAATGCGGTTTATGTAGCAGCACCAATACGCACGAAACGAATGCCACAATTATCCAGAAATAATTGTATTTACAGCAGTAGCAGTGCAAGTAGCAGCAGTTTTAGCGGGAAAAATGATTGCAATGGTTATAAGTCACAGGAAGATAATTATCCACCCCCACCTCCAGCAGCTGGTTACCAACATCATCATCATTCTTCTCATTATCCGCGACCACCACCACCCCGACCTTATTTTGGTCATTCAATAGGCTTCCACAATTATCCACCACCACCGCCGCTAGGATCTCATGGCTATGTGCCGCTTGGTTTCCATTCAGCTCCACCTTTCGGAG AATATCCTGGACTCAATCACGGACCACCTCCACAACATCTTCCGCATCCGTCACGTACTCCTTCCGTATTTGCTCACACTCCAACTCCTGCAATTGTTGCagtacctgtaaaaccaaccggcCAAATACCGGAGCCCACACAACCAAATCAAAGTTCTACGATCCGAATACCGACTGTGTCATCAACCACAAAAACGCCACCTTTTACAACAGAACCAGTATTTGATATTGATATTCGAATTGGAGATTGA
- the Cht5 gene encoding endochitinase, which yields MDIPIKILLLGLTFAAAVTCTLANDQPARIVCYFSNWAVYRPGVGRYGLEDVPANLCTHLVYSFIGLNDKSWDVLVIDPELDVDQGGFRKFTQLRQKYPELKLQVAVGGWAEGGSKYSQMVAVRERRLSFIRSIVQFMKEYNFDGFDLDWEYPGATDRGGTYGDKDKFLYFVQELRRAFDCEGRGWEITMAVPVAKFRLQEGYHVPELCELLDAIHAMTYDLRGNWAGFADVHSPLYKRKHDQWAYEKLNVNDGLTLWEEMGCPANKLVVGVPFYGRTFTLANSNKNYNPGTYINKEAGGGAPGPYTNATGFLAYYEICTEIQDASKGWTVKWDDQGMVPYTYKDTQWVGYENEKSVKIKMDFIKQKGYAGAMTWAIDMDDFHGLCGRENALMQILYDNMHSYHVPEPTRETTPRPEWAKPPVTPPNPDETSFVSQDITTKSPKPSPATSKRPISEQTTTTKKPSKSSKKPKPRPKPRPTIAPTTTTTEMSTTSGEISGELEILEPNAEVAPPTNTNGVPDDCTNKDFIPHADCRKYYRCVHGKPVEFECKEGTAFHTILNVCDWVENSDRYYCTKTKKKSLPNETK from the exons ATGG ATATTCCCATAAAAATTTTACTACTTGGACTGACATTTGCAGCAGCTGTCACATGTACGTTGGCCAATGATCAGCCAGCGCGCATTGTTTGCTATTTCAGTAACTGGGCCGTCTATCGACCTGGAGTAGGACGCTATGGGCTCGAAGATGTGCCTGCTAATCTATGTACACATTTAGTTTATTCATTTATCGGTCTGAATGATAAAAGTTGGGATGTATTGGTGATCGATCCAGAATTAGATGTGGATCAAGGTGGATTCCGAAAATTCACACAATTGCGgcaaaaatatccagaacttaAGTTGCAAGTGGCTGTTGGAGGTTGGGCTGAAGGTGGTTCGAAATATTCGCAAATGGTGGCAGTGCGTGAAAGACGCCTGAGCTTCATACGCAGTATTGTACAGTTCATGAAGGAGTATAATTTCGATGGTTTCGATTTGGATTGGGAGTATCCGGGGGCTACAGATCGTGGTGGTACTTATGGCGATaaagataaatttttatatttcgtaCAAGAGTTGCGACGCGCATTTGATTGTGAGGGACGTGGTTGGGAGATAACAATGGCAGTGCCGGTAGCAAAATTTAGACTGCAAGAGGGCTATCATGTGCCCGAGCTATGCGA ACTGCTGGATGCCATACACGCTATGACTTATGACCTACGTGGCAACTGGGCCGGTTTCGCCGACGTGCATAGTCCACTTTATAAGCGTAAGCACGATCAGTGGGCTTATGAGAAACTGAATGTG AACGATGGTCTAACTCTATGGGAAGAAATGGGATGTCCCGCAAATAAGCTAGTTGTTGGTGTACCATTCTATGGTCGTACTTTCACACTTGCCAATTCCAACAAAAACTACAATCCGGGCACTTACATCAACAAAGAGGCTGGCGGTGGCGCACCAGGCCCATACACCAACGCCACTGGTTTTCTTGCCTATTATGAGATTTGTACCGAGATACAAGATGCATCCAAAGGATGGACCGTTAAGTGGGATGATCAAGGCATGGTACCCTACACCTACAAAGACACTCAGTGGGTGGGCTATGAAAATGAGAAATcagtaaaaattaaaatggatTTTATCAAGCAGAAAGGTTATGCAGGTGCTATGACTTGGGCTATTGATATGGACGATTTTCACGGTTTATGCGGACGTGAAAATGCTCTAATGCAAATTTTGTATGACAATATGCACAGTTACCATGTGCCAGAGCCAACGCGCGAGACGACACCACGG CCTGAATGGGCAAAACCGCCAGTGACACCTCCGAATCCTGATGAAACCAGTTTTGTATCACAAGATATCACCACAAAAAGCCCTAAGCCGAGTCCAGCAACAAGTAAAAGACCGATTTCCGAGCAAACAACCACAACCAAG AAACCATCTAAAAGTTCAAAGAAACCCAAACCAAGACCTAAACCAAGGCCAACAATTGCTCCAACTACAACGACCACAGAAATGTCAACAACATCTGGTGAAATATCTGGAGAATTGGAAATTTTAGAGCCTAATGCGGAGGTTGCACCGCCGACAAACACGAATGGCGTTCCAGATGACTGTACCAATAAGGATTTTATTCCACATGCAGATTGTCGAAAG TATTATCGTTGTGTACATGGCAAGCCAGTGGAATTCGAATGCAAGGAGGGAACAGCTTTCCATACAATTTTAAATGTATGCGATTGGGTTGAGAACAGTGACCGTTATTATTGTACCAAAACGAAGAAAAAGTCGTTGCCCAATGAAACGAAATAa